The genomic window TGCCGTCTGCAACCGGTGGTCAAACCCTAgaacaggcttcctagagaggGGTCACTCACATGGTCAGGCAgtgggactagatgatcattAAGATGGTATGTTATAATGAGGCTGATGAACTTTGTCCCATTATTTTCTTAcacagttcttaaaaaaaattgggagGAAAAATCTGTTAGATGTTGCCCTTTCTTCAGCTCAGAAAAGTATGGGTACCCCAAAGCCATGCTCAATTAAAGATATGAGATGCTGTAACATCTGAGCTGTAACAGAAGTGaactctgaggaaaaaattagtttcttttcCATGGTCACAATAAGTACAGGTTTAGAGGGGGGAGAAAAGGATATTAAAATTccaacagtgaaataaaactgttttacACCTATATGCAAGAGACATTTGCAAAACCAGTCATCTGTGCAGGAACATGAGGCTTGGAAAACTGCCCGGTTTTCCAAGTGTGACCTGCTGTGCAAATGCTGATTATGCAAGTTAAAGCTGTCTGAGGTGAATTTACGTTCCCTGTTTTCCAGGGCTCCAAATAGCACTGCTTTCCTTACAGAAACCGTGTCAAACTCCAGATTTTCACCTGACATGCTTTCAAGATTTTTGAAAAGTTCTGTACAGCACAATTCCTTTCTacttgcaaaatgaaaatgagtttATTCCAAATAAGAAACTGAGGCAAAAAGATATATCCAAAAGTTTTAAGAAGGATTAAGTCCTGGTCACTTTGTTTGAGTCTTTTACAGAAACATCTATGGTTTATTtcacaaaaacagaaaaatacgAATGACAACCATCTCTCTTCTCAGTATGAATAATTAAGGATGCATATCCATTATTagcttgaaattaaaaaaaaaaaaccaaactcctAAAAGTCAGCAGCTGCCTAGAATCATAAAACAGTTTAGATTGGATGGGACCTTATCTTTGTCATACAAAGCAAGTCTAGTTTCAACATTAGATCAGACTGCTCATAGCCTTACCTAAATCAAAACTTCATGTATTTCCAGGAATGGAGAATCTACCACCTATTTGGGTGACTGCTTCAGTcctcagtcaccctcacagtgaagctcattttttaataaaacccaATTTTTTCCTGAGGTAATTTGTATCCACCATATACTTTCACTGTGCActtccaaaaagaaattaatcttctTTATGAACACCCATTAAGTAGCTGAAGAGAGCAGTAAGATGtctttttttaccttctcttCTGGAGGCTACACAAACCATGCTCTTCCTGCTACTCTTCATGCATCATGTCTGCCAGCCTCCAGCAATCCATGCTGGGTGTACTCAGCTGGACTCACTCCAGTTTCTCACAGCTGTTACTATCACCATttcatgtaatttaaaaaaatttatggTACTAACGATGTAAGGTGATAGATACTTAAATACTGACTGGTTATTCCCTGTGAAATGTTttacaagcaaagaaaaacaggatgGCAACACCACCTTGGTTAAAAAGTATCAGTCTTTTTATACACTGAAAAAACTCCacactgcatttttcattcattttatttaagaaaactAGGTTGCTTATGAGTATTAAaattcaacaacaaaaaagctttAGAAATACATGACATCAAAGTGCTGTTCAAGTGGCTGATCAGAGAGTGGTTTGTGAAATGGGCATTTCTGGCAGCAGTGACAATGCTAAACCCATGTTTCCGAGTGTACTGTTGCCTACAAAGTTCTGGTATTGActtattttttaagagattGTGAAGGCCTCAGCTTTCCACCTTGAATATGAATCTGCGTGGAGAATAAGTTAGGGTAATTTCACCAAAGGGGAGCTGTTGCAGTTGCCTGTAGACAGTACCAGCTGATTTAGATCACTGTGCACCATACACAGACgcagctgcttttcccctttcatGAAGGAACTCTGAAGTGAGATGACTAGGCTGAGTGTAGAGACAGTGTCTCCAGTGAGAGTCACAGTAAATGTTTCGGTTGTAAATTCTACTAGTCTggaaaaataacagattttaCTGCCTATAATATCTGAGTAGTAGAGTTTTTAATTTACAGTTATTAAGGACTAATGTAAAataagtttttccttttttttttttttaaacaatggaGGTTCAATACTGCTGAATAAAGTAAAATTGTTACATGTCACCTAAGCTGTATCTCTTGCAATATATATATACGCAGTtataaaatactgcaaattaACTATTTGATATTTTTAGAACTTCTAGCAGCATTAATACGCATATTAATTTACATTCTGTTTACATTTAAAGGTTGTATTTGTAACTGTAAGAAATGGAAAgtgtaattaatatttaaatgaaaacaccAATCTTGGAAACTTTTGTGGTACTTGCCTAGAAGAAAGGACTCTTCAAAtccttttatttattgcttACTTTCTTATGGTTCTTGGCAGGCTTTAGATGAACTAGCAACTAGTAACTACAGTTCTGACCATAGAAAGATACAACTAATCCCCATGATGTCCACTTTAATCAACAGAAGTTGATGCTGGACAAGAAAAATACCTCATCTGTACTCATAGTTACTATGTACTATTTTGTAAGTTTTAGAAGAGATTATTATTTGTAAATCCACACTGATTTCCTACTCCTTACTTActgttaaatttattttaaaacagattttaggAAGTTCTTTGCAGAAGAATATTTGACCAGAACTAGAGGATCATGATGACAACAAGATTCATCTGTTTAATGCTCGTAACTGTTGTGGGAGTTACTACAAGTGAAACACAGGAATTTGAAGGCAATGACAAGGAAAAAGATCAAGAATTCATTTATATGAACAGATATAAGCGTTCCAGTGACACACAGGACAAATGCACTTACACCTTTATTGTACCTCAGCAGAGAGTGACAGGTGCCATTTGTGTAAATTCTAAGGAGCCTGAAGTTTTGCTTGAAAACAGGGTAAATAAACAAGAATTACAGTTACTTAACAATGAACTTCTTAAACAAAAGAGACAAATAGAAACTCTCCAGCAACTGGTAGAGGTGGATGGTGGAATTGTTAATGAAGTTAAACTCTtaagaaaagagagcagaaatatgAATTCTCGTGTCACACAACTCTACATGCAGCTATTACATGAAATTATCCGAAAACGTGATAACGCCTTAGAACTTTCTCAACttgaaaataagattttgaACCAAACTGCAGATATGTTGCAGCTTGCAAACAAATACAAAGACTTAGAGCACAAGTATCAACATTTGATGTCAATTGCCAATAACCAGACAATAATAATTGCCCAGCTGGAAGAACACTGTCAAAGAATGCCATCCATAAAGCCACTGCCACAAACTCCACAACCACCAATTAAAGTGTACCATCCTCCTACTTACAATCGTATTAATAACCAGATATCTACTAATGAGATTCAAAGTGATCAGAACTTAAAGGTTCTGCCACCTACCTTGCCAACCATGCCTGCAGTTACTAGTATTCCAACTTCAACTGATAAACCATCTGGTAAGTAGTATTACTGATACATTTACTTCAGTTTATGCTAATATGCAGTGGGcaatattttaattgtaataATCAAAAATGCAGTCAGAATTTATTTAGCTGGCAAATTTTACATATATGCTGTAgtacaaacacagaaagaaagcaaaaaaatgaactGTGAATGTCTAAGACTCAGACACACTAGCCCCACAGATTTTCTCATGCTACTTTGCCAAGACAAACCTATCATTTTTATTATATGTATGAGATAAAGGACTTTCAAAAAATCTTACTATCAAGTCATCTAAATTCTATTTACCCTTGCTCAAGACTGAACTGCTACAAGTCATGACATCTGAAGGAGTTTGACACTGTGTAAACATTTATGAAGTTACTACAAATTTGTTGATCTAGCATACAATAATGCACTTGTGTAATTAACAAAGGAATACATAGTTGCTGTGTATCTTACTTGGGGCACTTGTGCTTtagacaggagaaaaaggaaggaagtggTGGAATAGTAAGGGATATTATACAGACCTTATGAAGAGTCTTAAGAGTTCTGCCACAAACAAGATTAGATTATGTGAAATCACATTAGGAAACAACTGATCTACGTGATTACAAAAGTAACAGGTAAAGAATTCAGTTTCACCTATGGTCccacatttgaaaaaaaccataCCCAAAACAGTTCAGGTATGTGTTCCATACAAGAAAGGTCTGCTCTTCACTGTGTGGATGACACATatcttcttcagaaaaaagaCAGGGAGTCACAGATCTCTGA from Corvus moneduloides isolate bCorMon1 chromosome 21, bCorMon1.pri, whole genome shotgun sequence includes these protein-coding regions:
- the ANGPTL2 gene encoding angiopoietin-related protein 2; the protein is MMTTRFICLMLVTVVGVTTSETQEFEGNDKEKDQEFIYMNRYKRSSDTQDKCTYTFIVPQQRVTGAICVNSKEPEVLLENRVNKQELQLLNNELLKQKRQIETLQQLVEVDGGIVNEVKLLRKESRNMNSRVTQLYMQLLHEIIRKRDNALELSQLENKILNQTADMLQLANKYKDLEHKYQHLMSIANNQTIIIAQLEEHCQRMPSIKPLPQTPQPPIKVYHPPTYNRINNQISTNEIQSDQNLKVLPPTLPTMPAVTSIPTSTDKPSGPWRDCLQALEDGHDTSSIYLVKPENTNQLMQVWCDQRHDPGGWTVIQRRLDGSVNFFRNWETYKQGFGNIDGEYWLGLENIYWLTNQGNYKLLITMEDWSGRKVFAEYASFRLEPESEYYKLRLGRYNGNAGDSFTWHNGKQFTTLDRDHDVYTGNCAHYQKGGWWYNACAHSNLNGVWYRGGHYRSRYQDGVYWAEFRGGSYSLKKVVMMIRPNPNTFH